A single window of Butyricicoccus intestinisimiae DNA harbors:
- a CDS encoding HAMP domain-containing sensor histidine kinase: MKRLSLQWRITLMTAVLIAVTCLLMNCLIGYSGKHYMDSISDGISAYSDIDQGKPDSFDPQSKNLDQELTIIVSGVQESFGITNWYITAAVTVFGGVLAYFVSGHALKPLRSFAAQIEHVQPNNLSDMKVSEDVLPEFKQFSSSFNSMIDRLDEGFTAQRQFTGNAAHELRTPLALMQAQIELFAVEHVDAEPEIAEFLKLLQEQTERMSQMTKILLEMSALRTVPCNDTVELAPMLEEILTDLAPLAEEKGVTLSYDGDGTLIGSDTLLYRMIFNLTENAIRYNRCDAAVHISICDEADRILIRVKDHGFGIAEQYRESIFQPFFRVDKSRSRAHGGVGLGLSLVWEIASLHGGTVKTEESSENGTVMLVTLPKRVICKVQ, encoded by the coding sequence GCACTATATGGATTCCATCAGTGACGGCATCTCCGCTTACAGTGACATTGATCAGGGAAAACCGGATTCGTTCGACCCGCAGAGTAAAAACTTGGATCAGGAACTCACGATTATTGTAAGCGGTGTGCAGGAATCCTTCGGAATCACCAATTGGTACATAACAGCTGCTGTCACCGTGTTTGGCGGTGTACTCGCATATTTTGTCAGCGGTCACGCGCTGAAGCCTTTACGCAGCTTTGCTGCGCAAATTGAACATGTGCAGCCGAACAATTTGTCTGATATGAAGGTCAGCGAAGATGTGCTGCCGGAGTTCAAACAATTCAGCAGCTCCTTTAACAGCATGATTGACCGCTTGGATGAAGGCTTTACAGCGCAGCGGCAGTTTACCGGAAACGCTGCGCACGAATTGCGCACGCCGCTTGCGCTCATGCAAGCACAGATTGAATTGTTTGCTGTCGAGCATGTCGATGCAGAACCTGAAATCGCAGAATTTCTCAAGCTTTTACAGGAACAGACCGAACGCATGTCGCAGATGACGAAAATTCTGCTGGAAATGAGTGCGCTCCGCACGGTTCCCTGTAATGACACGGTGGAACTTGCGCCAATGCTTGAAGAAATTTTGACCGATCTCGCTCCGCTTGCCGAGGAAAAAGGGGTCACGCTTTCATACGATGGGGATGGTACGCTAATCGGCAGCGATACGTTACTGTATCGTATGATATTCAATTTAACTGAAAATGCCATACGATATAATCGCTGTGATGCAGCAGTTCATATTTCCATCTGTGATGAAGCAGACAGGATTCTCATACGAGTAAAGGATCACGGATTTGGAATTGCCGAACAATACAGAGAAAGCATCTTTCAGCCGTTTTTCCGCGTGGACAAGTCCCGCAGCAGAGCGCACGGCGGCGTAGGACTTGGACTTTCGTTGGTTTGGGAAATCGCTTCGCTCCACGGCGGAACAGTAAAAACAGAAGAAAGCTCCGAAAACGGAACAGTTATGCTTGTAACTTTGCCGAAAAGAGTAATATGTAAAGTACAATAA